The following is a genomic window from Candidatus Omnitrophota bacterium.
CAGCGGGAACGCCAACTGCCTTACGGGAGCAAGAGGCAGGCGTGACGCCGCGGCAATGGCTGATCTTACCGCGGATGCCCTGGGTATAGACAGGAAAGGCGTGTTGGCCGCGTCAACCGGCATTATAGGCAAGGCCCTGCCTTTGGACAAGGTCAAAAGCGCGCTTCCTGACCTGGCGCGGCGGCTTTCCACAGGCGGCCTCGGCAGTTTTGCCAGGGCAATAATGACGACTGACACCGTTGATAAGAAGCTGGCTGTGCGGTTTAAGATAGGTTCAAAGGACGTAACCATCAGCGCGTCCGCTAAAGGCGCCGGCATGCTGGCGCCGCAGCTCAACGTGCATCCGGCAGCTACGATGCTCGCCTTTTTTCTGACCGACGCTTATATTGAGAAGCCCGCGTTAAAAAAGGCCGCCTCCCTGTGCCTTGCAGAGTCGTTTAACTCCATAACCATAGACGGATGCATGAGCACTAACGATTCGGTTTTCTTTATGTCAAACGGCCTTGCCGGTAATAAGCGCATAAAGGCCGGCAGCGGGGACTACGCGGTATTCCTTAAGGCGTTGAAATTTCTGAGCCGCGAGATAGCGTTGATGCTGGTAAAAGACGGCGAGGGCGCCACTAAGCTTATACGCGTAAGGGCCGTCGGCGCCAGGAGCATTAGTGACGCGCGCAGGTGCGCTTTCAGCGTGGCAAATTCAAACCTGTTCAAGGCCGCTGTCTATGGCGAAAATCATAATCCCGGCAGGATAGCCGCGGCAGCCGGCTCCTGCGGTATAGGCATAAAAGAAAGTGATTTAGATATACGCGTAAGCCGTTTGAAGGATAAGCAGGTGAATGTCGACATATATCTGAATAGCGGCAAACATGAAGCGGTAGTGTATACTTGCGATCTATCTCCGGAATACGTCAGGATCAACGCGAGTTACAGTTAAGGCGGGATAAAATATGGAAGAGGCGATAAAGAAGGCGGAGGTCCTCATTGAGGCGCTGCCTTATATCAAGAGGTTTCACAAGAAGACAATAGTGATAAAATACGGCGGCAGCATACTCGGCGATAAAAAGATAAGGCGCTCTATTCTGGAGGACATAGTCTTCCTCAGCTATATGGGCCTGCGGCCGGTGCTTGTGCACGGCGGGGGCCCGAACATTTCCGAGAGGATGAAGACCGAGGGCCAGAAGACGGATTTTGTGGACGGCATGAGGGTGACCGATGCCAGGACCTTGAAGATAGTGGAAGAAGAATTGGAGAGTTTGAACGCGGGGATAGTCTCCGAGTTGAAAAAATGCGGCGGTTCAGCCGCGGGGTTGAACGGCAAGGACCTGATCGCGGTAGAGAAGAAGGCATCAGAGATAGACCTTGGTTTTGTCGGCCACGTGACATCAGTGAAGGCGGAGATCATGGAGAAGGAGCTTTCCGAAGGCAGGATAGCGGTTGTCTGCCCGATGGGAAGGGATAAGAGTAATAATGTCTACAACGTAAATGCCGATGAGGCCGCCTCTAATATAGCCGCCGCGCTCAAGGCGGAAAAGATGGTCATGCTTACTAATGTCAAGGGCATAGTGAGGAACGCGGAAGACCCAAATTCTCTTTTGTCCACGCTTACGGTAAAAGAGGCAAAGAGCCTCATAGGCGGCAAGGTGATACAGGAGGGTATGATACCCAAGGTTTCCGCCTGTATATTGTGCCTGGATAAAGGCGTGAAAAAGACGCATATAATAGACGCGCGCACGCCTCACGGGCTGCTGCTTGAGATCTTCACTGACCAGGGCATCGGGACCGAAATCGTTAAATGAATAAACAAGAGATCTTTGATACATATAGCGAATGCATAATGCCCACATACACGAAGGTGCCTTTGATTTTCGTCAAGGGCAAGGGTTCGTATCTGTGGGATATACACAACAGGAAATACCTGGACTTTTTTCCGGGCTGGGGCGTGGGCAATGTCGGCCATTGCAATCCGGACGTAGTGTCCGGCATACGCGACCAGGTATCAAAACTGATCTTTGTGCCCAATAATTATTTTCACGCTCAGCAGGCAAGGCTGGCGCGCGAGGTAATACACTGGTCGTTCCCCGCGAAGGTATTTTTCTGCAATTCCGGAGCAGAGGCCAACGAAGCAGCCATTAAGCTTGCGCGCAGGTTCGGGAGGGGAAGATACGAGATCATAACTTTTGAAAAGTCATTTCACGGCAGGACCCTGGCAAATATTGCCGCCTGCGGCCAGAAAAAATACCAGGAAGGGTTTGAACCGCTTCCGGAGGGATTCAAGACAGTCGCCTTCAACGACATTCAGGCGGTAGAGAAGGCGGCAGGCGATAAGACCGTTGCCGTAATGCTGGAGCTGATACAGGGCGAAGGCGGCATAAACGTTGCCGGCAGGGAATTTGTAAACGCGGTAAGAAGGATCTGCGACGAGAAGAAGCTGCTTATGATAGTTGATGAGGTGCAGACCGGTATAGGCAGGACAGGCAAGATGTTTTGTTTCCAGCATTATGGCATTGTTCCCGATGTGGTCACTCTTGCCAAGTCCCTGGGAGGGGGCCTGCCTATAGGTATGATGCTGGCTAAAAAGGAGATCGCCGATACTCTGCCTCCAGGGTCTCATGCCTCAACATTCGGAGGAGGTCCCCTGGTCTGCAAGGCGGCATTGGGGGTATTCAAGGCGATTGATAAGGGTAAACTGCTCAATAATGCCGGTAAACAAGGGGATTACCTGAAGCAGGGCTTGCTGCAACTTAAAGAAAAACATCAGATCATCCAGGATGTCCGGGGCATAGGATTGATGCTTGGAGTAGAATTGAAGATCAAAGGGAATAAAATAGTGGAGCTGTGCAGGGATAACGGTTTGTTGATAAACTGCACGCAGGAAAATGTTTTAAGGATAATGCCCGCCTTAGGCGTTGGCGAAAAAGAGATAGATAAGGCGTTGGGCATACTTGACAGGGCGTTGAAAATATGAAAAAGGACCTGATCTCCGTCAGCGAATTAAGCTCAAACGATGTTTGCAGGATATTTAACCTGACCGACAGGTTAAAGGGCAAAAAGATAGCGCGGAGTTTAAAGAATAAGACGCTGGCGCTTATCTTTCAGAAGCCGTCAAACAGGACGCGCGTATCCTTTGAAGTGGGTATGTATCAATTGGGCGGCAATGTAATATACCTGAGCCCTAAAGAAATAGACCTGGGGGTGCGCGAGTCCATAGCGGATGTGGCAAAGACGCTTTCTCGCTACGTGGATGCCATTGTACTGCGGACATATGAGCATAGGAATGTCATTGAGATGGCAAAAAGCGCGTCAGTGCCCGTGATAAACGGCTTAAGCGACCTTCTGCATCCCTGCCAGGCATTAGCAGACCTTTATACCATACAGGAGAAAAAGGGCAGGTTGAAGGGGGTCAGCGTGGCTTATATAGGCGACGGAAATAATGTGTGCCATTCGCTTATGGTCGGCTGCGCCAAGATGGGCGCGCATATAAAGGTGGCGTCTCCCGCCGGCTATGGGCCGGATAAGGATATTCTGGAGGAGGCGGAGATACTCGGCAAGATCACGGGCAGCAAGGTCTCTGTCGCGCATTCCGCCAAAGACGCCGCGAATTCAGCCGACGTGATCTATACCGACGTCTGGGCGAGCATGGGCAAGGAGGAAGAGGCGCAGAAGAGAAAGGAAATATTCAGGGATTTTCAGGTCAATAAACA
Proteins encoded in this region:
- the argJ gene encoding bifunctional glutamate N-acetyltransferase/amino-acid acetyltransferase ArgJ, whose amino-acid sequence is MILKNAVLPIGYKAGGISCGIKKSGKLDLGLVYSLMPALTVAAFTGNKIQAAPVIVDKERLRRNEFIQAIIVNSGNANCLTGARGRRDAAAMADLTADALGIDRKGVLAASTGIIGKALPLDKVKSALPDLARRLSTGGLGSFARAIMTTDTVDKKLAVRFKIGSKDVTISASAKGAGMLAPQLNVHPAATMLAFFLTDAYIEKPALKKAASLCLAESFNSITIDGCMSTNDSVFFMSNGLAGNKRIKAGSGDYAVFLKALKFLSREIALMLVKDGEGATKLIRVRAVGARSISDARRCAFSVANSNLFKAAVYGENHNPGRIAAAAGSCGIGIKESDLDIRVSRLKDKQVNVDIYLNSGKHEAVVYTCDLSPEYVRINASYS
- the argB gene encoding acetylglutamate kinase; the encoded protein is MEEAIKKAEVLIEALPYIKRFHKKTIVIKYGGSILGDKKIRRSILEDIVFLSYMGLRPVLVHGGGPNISERMKTEGQKTDFVDGMRVTDARTLKIVEEELESLNAGIVSELKKCGGSAAGLNGKDLIAVEKKASEIDLGFVGHVTSVKAEIMEKELSEGRIAVVCPMGRDKSNNVYNVNADEAASNIAAALKAEKMVMLTNVKGIVRNAEDPNSLLSTLTVKEAKSLIGGKVIQEGMIPKVSACILCLDKGVKKTHIIDARTPHGLLLEIFTDQGIGTEIVK
- a CDS encoding aspartate aminotransferase family protein, whose translation is MNKQEIFDTYSECIMPTYTKVPLIFVKGKGSYLWDIHNRKYLDFFPGWGVGNVGHCNPDVVSGIRDQVSKLIFVPNNYFHAQQARLAREVIHWSFPAKVFFCNSGAEANEAAIKLARRFGRGRYEIITFEKSFHGRTLANIAACGQKKYQEGFEPLPEGFKTVAFNDIQAVEKAAGDKTVAVMLELIQGEGGINVAGREFVNAVRRICDEKKLLMIVDEVQTGIGRTGKMFCFQHYGIVPDVVTLAKSLGGGLPIGMMLAKKEIADTLPPGSHASTFGGGPLVCKAALGVFKAIDKGKLLNNAGKQGDYLKQGLLQLKEKHQIIQDVRGIGLMLGVELKIKGNKIVELCRDNGLLINCTQENVLRIMPALGVGEKEIDKALGILDRALKI
- the argF gene encoding ornithine carbamoyltransferase gives rise to the protein MKKDLISVSELSSNDVCRIFNLTDRLKGKKIARSLKNKTLALIFQKPSNRTRVSFEVGMYQLGGNVIYLSPKEIDLGVRESIADVAKTLSRYVDAIVLRTYEHRNVIEMAKSASVPVINGLSDLLHPCQALADLYTIQEKKGRLKGVSVAYIGDGNNVCHSLMVGCAKMGAHIKVASPAGYGPDKDILEEAEILGKITGSKVSVAHSAKDAANSADVIYTDVWASMGKEEEAQKRKEIFRDFQVNKQLASCARKDYIFMHCLPAHRGEEVTDDVLDSKNSVVFDQAENRLHVQKAILLMLLKKGKV